From a single Ailuropoda melanoleuca isolate Jingjing chromosome 12, ASM200744v2, whole genome shotgun sequence genomic region:
- the STRN4 gene encoding striatin-4 isoform X3 — protein MTPPEAQVAFLQGERKGQENLKTDLVRRIKMLEYALKQERAKYHKLKFGTDLNPGEKKSEPAEQVANGPLESVTLENNPLVWKEGRQLLRQYLEEVGYTDTILDMRSKRVRSLLGRSLELNGAVEPSEGGPRATPGPGGLSGSESLLVKQIEEQIKRNAAGKDGKERLSGSVLEQIPFLQNCEDEDSDEDDELDSVQHKKQRVKLPSKALVPEMEDEDEEDDSEDAINEFDFLGSGEEGEVSPDPRRCPGEGTHHELESRRVKLQGILADLRDVDGLPPKVTGPPPGTPQPRPHEDVFIMDTIGGGEVSLGDLADLTVTNDNDLSCDLSDSKDAFKKTWNPKFTLRSHYDGVRSLAFHHSQSALLTASEDGTLKLWNLQKAVTAKKNAALDVEPIHAFRAHRGPVLAVAMGSNSECCYSGGADARIHSWKIPDLNMDPYDGYDPSVLSHVLEGHGDAVWGLAFSPTSQRLASCSADGTIRIWDPSSSPACLCTFLTASDHGIPTSVAFTSTEPAHIVASFRSGDTVLYDLEAGSALLSLESRGSSGPTQINQVVSHPNQPLTITAHDDRGIRFLDSRTGKSVHSMVAHLDAVTCLAVDPNGVFLMSGSHDCSLRLWSLDNKTCVQEITAHRKKHEEAIHAVACHPSKALIASAGADALAKVFV, from the exons ATGACCCCACCAGAG GCTCAGGTGGCTTTCctccagggagaaaggaaagggcaaGAGAATCTCAAGACAGACCTGGTGCGACGGATCAAGATGTTGGAATATGCGCTAAAGCAGGAAAG GGCTAAATACCATAAATTGAAGTTTGGGACGGACCTGAACCCAGGGGAGAAGAAATCAGAACCAGCAGAACAAG TCGCCAATGGCCCCCTGGAGTCGGTCACCCTGGAGAACAACCCATTGGTGTGGAAGGAGGGGCGGCAGCTTCTCCGACA GTACCTGGAAGAGGTGGGCTACACGGACACCATCCTGGACATGCGGTCCAAACGCGTGCGCTCCCTCCTGGGCCGCTCTTTGGAGCTCAACGGGGCCGTGGAGCCCAGCGAAGGGGGCCCCAGGGCCACACCAGGCCCCGGGGGGCTCAGCGGCAGTGAGTCGCTGCTGGTGAAACAGATCGAAGAGCAGATCAAGAG GAACGCGGCAGGCAAAGATGGCAaagagcgcctgagtggctcggtgCTGGAGCAGATCCCCTTCCTGCAGAACTGTGAGGACGAGGACAGCGACGAGGACGATGAGCTGGACAGCGTGCAGCACAAGAAGCAGCGTGTGAAG CTGCCCTCCAAGGCCCTGGTGCCCGAGATggaggacgaggacgaggagGATGACTCCGAGGATGCCATCAATGAGTTCGATTTCTTGGGctcaggagaggagggggaagtcTCCCCGGACCCTCGACGGTGCCCCGGAGAGGGGACCCACCATGAGCTGG AAAGCCGGCGGGTCAAACTCCAGGGCATTTTGGCCGACCTCCGGGATGTGGACGGGCTGCCCCCTAAAGTGACTGGTCCCCCTCCTGGCACACCCCAGCCCCGGCCACACGAAG ACGTTTTCATCATGGACACTATCGGGGGCGGGGAGGTGAGCCTGGGGGACTTGGCAGATCTCACCGTCACCAACGACAACGACCTCAGCTGTGAT ctctctgaCAGCAAAGATGCCTTTAAGAAGACGTGGAACCCCAAATTCACTCTCCGCTCACACTACGATGGCGTGCGCTCCCTGGCTTTCCACCACAGCCAGTCTGCCTTGCTCACCGCCTCTGAGGACGGCACGCTCAAGCTCTGGAACCTGCAGAAGGCTGTCACAGCCAAGAA gaATGCCGCGCTAGATGTGGAACCTATCCACGCCTTCCGGGCTCACAG GGGCCCTGTGTTGGCAGTAGCCATGGGCAGCAACAGCGAATGCTGTTACAGTGGCGGGGCAGACGCCCGCATCCACAGCTGGAAGATTCCCGACCTCAACATGGACCCCTATGACGGTTATG ACCCAAGCGTGCTGAGCCATGTCCTGGAGGGCCACGGGGACGCTGTGTGGGGCCTAGCCTTCAGTCCCACCTCCCAGCGCCTGGCCTCCTGCTCTGCTGACGGCACCATCCGTATCTGGGACCCCAGCAGCAGCCCAGCCTGCCTCTGTACCTTCCTCACAGCCAGCG atCATGGGATCCCCACCTCAGTGGCCTTCACCAGCACCGAGCCTGCCCACATTGTGGCTTCCTTCCGCTCCGGCGACACCGTCTTGTATGACCTGGAGGCTGGCAGTGCCCTCCTCTCGCTGGAATCCCGGGGGAGCAGCG GCCCAACCCAGATCAACCAGGTGGTGAGTCACCCGAACCAGCCCCTCACCATCACCGCCCACGACGACCGAGGCATCCGCTTCCTGGACAGCCGGACAG GGAAATCTGTGCACTCCATGGTTGCCCACCTGGACGCCGTCACCTGCCTCGCCGTGGACCCTAATGGCGTGTTCCTGATGTCGGGCA GCCACGACTGTTCCCTGCGTCTGTGGAGCCTGGACAACAAGACGTGCGTGCAGGAGATCACAGCCCACCGCAAGAAGCACGAGGAGGCTATCCACGCCGTGGCGTGCCACCCCAGCAAGGCCCTCATCGCCAGCGCCGGCGCCGACGCCCTGGCCAAGGTCTTCGTATGA
- the STRN4 gene encoding striatin-4 isoform X1 — protein sequence MTPPEAQVAFLQGERKGQENLKTDLVRRIKMLEYALKQERAKYHKLKFGTDLNPGEKKSEPAEQVANGPLESVTLENNPLVWKEGRQLLRQYLEEVGYTDTILDMRSKRVRSLLGRSLELNGAVEPSEGGPRATPGPGGLSGSESLLVKQIEEQIKRNAAGKDGKERLSGSVLEQIPFLQNCEDEDSDEDDELDSVQHKKQRVKLPSKALVPEMEDEDEEDDSEDAINEFDFLGSGEEGEVSPDPRRCPGEGTHHELESRRVKLQGILADLRDVDGLPPKVTGPPPGTPQPRPHEGSFGFSSDVFIMDTIGGGEVSLGDLADLTVTNDNDLSCDLSDSKDAFKKTWNPKFTLRSHYDGVRSLAFHHSQSALLTASEDGTLKLWNLQKAVTAKKNAALDVEPIHAFRAHRGPVLAVAMGSNSECCYSGGADARIHSWKIPDLNMDPYDGYDPSVLSHVLEGHGDAVWGLAFSPTSQRLASCSADGTIRIWDPSSSPACLCTFLTASDHGIPTSVAFTSTEPAHIVASFRSGDTVLYDLEAGSALLSLESRGSSGPTQINQVVSHPNQPLTITAHDDRGIRFLDSRTGKSVHSMVAHLDAVTCLAVDPNGVFLMSGSHDCSLRLWSLDNKTCVQEITAHRKKHEEAIHAVACHPSKALIASAGADALAKVFV from the exons ATGACCCCACCAGAG GCTCAGGTGGCTTTCctccagggagaaaggaaagggcaaGAGAATCTCAAGACAGACCTGGTGCGACGGATCAAGATGTTGGAATATGCGCTAAAGCAGGAAAG GGCTAAATACCATAAATTGAAGTTTGGGACGGACCTGAACCCAGGGGAGAAGAAATCAGAACCAGCAGAACAAG TCGCCAATGGCCCCCTGGAGTCGGTCACCCTGGAGAACAACCCATTGGTGTGGAAGGAGGGGCGGCAGCTTCTCCGACA GTACCTGGAAGAGGTGGGCTACACGGACACCATCCTGGACATGCGGTCCAAACGCGTGCGCTCCCTCCTGGGCCGCTCTTTGGAGCTCAACGGGGCCGTGGAGCCCAGCGAAGGGGGCCCCAGGGCCACACCAGGCCCCGGGGGGCTCAGCGGCAGTGAGTCGCTGCTGGTGAAACAGATCGAAGAGCAGATCAAGAG GAACGCGGCAGGCAAAGATGGCAaagagcgcctgagtggctcggtgCTGGAGCAGATCCCCTTCCTGCAGAACTGTGAGGACGAGGACAGCGACGAGGACGATGAGCTGGACAGCGTGCAGCACAAGAAGCAGCGTGTGAAG CTGCCCTCCAAGGCCCTGGTGCCCGAGATggaggacgaggacgaggagGATGACTCCGAGGATGCCATCAATGAGTTCGATTTCTTGGGctcaggagaggagggggaagtcTCCCCGGACCCTCGACGGTGCCCCGGAGAGGGGACCCACCATGAGCTGG AAAGCCGGCGGGTCAAACTCCAGGGCATTTTGGCCGACCTCCGGGATGTGGACGGGCTGCCCCCTAAAGTGACTGGTCCCCCTCCTGGCACACCCCAGCCCCGGCCACACGAAG GTTCCTTTGGCTTCTCCTCAGACGTTTTCATCATGGACACTATCGGGGGCGGGGAGGTGAGCCTGGGGGACTTGGCAGATCTCACCGTCACCAACGACAACGACCTCAGCTGTGAT ctctctgaCAGCAAAGATGCCTTTAAGAAGACGTGGAACCCCAAATTCACTCTCCGCTCACACTACGATGGCGTGCGCTCCCTGGCTTTCCACCACAGCCAGTCTGCCTTGCTCACCGCCTCTGAGGACGGCACGCTCAAGCTCTGGAACCTGCAGAAGGCTGTCACAGCCAAGAA gaATGCCGCGCTAGATGTGGAACCTATCCACGCCTTCCGGGCTCACAG GGGCCCTGTGTTGGCAGTAGCCATGGGCAGCAACAGCGAATGCTGTTACAGTGGCGGGGCAGACGCCCGCATCCACAGCTGGAAGATTCCCGACCTCAACATGGACCCCTATGACGGTTATG ACCCAAGCGTGCTGAGCCATGTCCTGGAGGGCCACGGGGACGCTGTGTGGGGCCTAGCCTTCAGTCCCACCTCCCAGCGCCTGGCCTCCTGCTCTGCTGACGGCACCATCCGTATCTGGGACCCCAGCAGCAGCCCAGCCTGCCTCTGTACCTTCCTCACAGCCAGCG atCATGGGATCCCCACCTCAGTGGCCTTCACCAGCACCGAGCCTGCCCACATTGTGGCTTCCTTCCGCTCCGGCGACACCGTCTTGTATGACCTGGAGGCTGGCAGTGCCCTCCTCTCGCTGGAATCCCGGGGGAGCAGCG GCCCAACCCAGATCAACCAGGTGGTGAGTCACCCGAACCAGCCCCTCACCATCACCGCCCACGACGACCGAGGCATCCGCTTCCTGGACAGCCGGACAG GGAAATCTGTGCACTCCATGGTTGCCCACCTGGACGCCGTCACCTGCCTCGCCGTGGACCCTAATGGCGTGTTCCTGATGTCGGGCA GCCACGACTGTTCCCTGCGTCTGTGGAGCCTGGACAACAAGACGTGCGTGCAGGAGATCACAGCCCACCGCAAGAAGCACGAGGAGGCTATCCACGCCGTGGCGTGCCACCCCAGCAAGGCCCTCATCGCCAGCGCCGGCGCCGACGCCCTGGCCAAGGTCTTCGTATGA
- the FKRP gene encoding LOW QUALITY PROTEIN: fukutin-related protein (The sequence of the model RefSeq protein was modified relative to this genomic sequence to represent the inferred CDS: deleted 2 bases in 2 codons), whose translation MRLTRCQAVLAAAITLNLLVLFYVSWLQHQPRNSRARGPRRGAAAGPRVTVLVREFEAFDNAVPELVDSFLQQDAAQPVVVAADTLPYPPLVLPRLPNVRLALLQPALDRPAAASRPETYVATEFVALVPDGARAEAPGQLERMVEVLRAGGARLVAAPVASANPARCLALNVSLREWTARYGPAPSAPRCDALDGDAVVLLRARDLFNLREGGRLEWFGCSKETPRCFGTVVGDTPAYLYEERWTPPCCLRALRETARYVVGVLEAAGVRYWLEGGSLLGAARHGDIIPWDYDVDLGIYLEDVGNCEQLRGAEAGSVVDERGFVWEKAVEGDFFRVQYSESNHLHVDLWPFYPRNGVMTKDTWLDHRQDVEFPEHFLQPLVPLSFAGFVAQAPNNYRRFLELKFGPGVIENPEYPNPSLLSLAGSG comes from the exons ATGCGTCTCACCCGCTGCCAGGCTGTCCTGGCAGCCGCCATCACGCTCAACCTCCTGGTCCTCTTCTATGTCTCATGGCTGCAGCACCAGCCCAGGAACTCCCGGGCCCGGGGTCCCCGCCGTGGAGCTGCTGCCGGCCCCCGAGTCACCGTCCTGGTGCGGGAGTTTGAGGCCTTTGACAACGCAGTGCCTGAGCTGGTGGACTCCTTCTTGCAACAGGACGCAGCCCAGCCAGTGGTGGTGGCCGCCGACACGCTCCCTTACCCGCCCCTGGTCCTGCCCCGCCTTCCCAACGTTCGCCTAGCGCTGCTCCAGCCCGCCCTGGACCGGCCCGCTGCGGCCTCGCGCCCTGAGACCTATGTGGCCACCGAGTTCGTGGCCCTGGTGCCCGACGGGGCGAGGGCTGAGGCACCGGGCCAGCTGGAGCGCATGGTGGAGGTGCTCCGGGCGGGAGGGGCTCGCCTGGTGGCCGCCCCCGTCGCCTCGGCCAACCCTGCCCGGTGCCTGGCCCTGAACGTCAGCCTGCGGGAGTGGACGGCCCGCTACGGCCCCGCGCCCTCC GCGCCCCGCTGCGACGCCCTGGACGGAGACGCCGTCGTGCTCCTGCGCGCCCGCGACCTCTTCAACCTG CGGGAGGGCGGGCGCCTCGAGTGGTTCGGTTGCAGCAAGGAGACCCCGCGCTGCTTCGGGACGGTGGTGGGCGACACGCCGGCCTACCTCTACGAGGAGCGCTGGACGCCCCCGTGCTGCCTGCGGGCGCTGCGGGAGACCGCGCGCTACGTGGTGGGCGTGCTGGAGGCTGCGGGCGTGCGCTACTGGCTGGAGGGCGGCTCGCTGCTCGGGGCTGCCCGCCACGGGGACATCATCCCGTGGGACTACGACGTGGACCTGGGCATCTACCTGGAGGACGTGGGCAACTGCGAGCAGCTGCGGGGGGCCGAGGCGGGCTCGGTGGTGGACGAGCGCGGCTTCGTGTGGGAGAAGGCGGTAGAGGGCGACTTCTTCCGCGTGCAGTACAGCGAGAGCAACCACCTGCACGTCGACCTGTGGCCTTTTTACCCCCGTAACGGGGTCATGACCAAGGACACGTGGTTGGACCACCGGCAGGATGTCGAGTTCCCTGAGCACTTCCTGCAGCCTCTCGTGCCCCTGTCCTTTGCTGGCTTCGTGGCTCAGGCGCCTAACAACTACCGTCGCTTCCTGGAGCTCAAGTTCGGCCCCGGGGTCATCGAGAACCCCGAGTACCCCAACCCGTCACTCCTGAGTTTGGCAGGAAGCGGCTGA
- the STRN4 gene encoding striatin-4 isoform X2 produces the protein MQQAQVAFLQGERKGQENLKTDLVRRIKMLEYALKQERAKYHKLKFGTDLNPGEKKSEPAEQVANGPLESVTLENNPLVWKEGRQLLRQYLEEVGYTDTILDMRSKRVRSLLGRSLELNGAVEPSEGGPRATPGPGGLSGSESLLVKQIEEQIKRNAAGKDGKERLSGSVLEQIPFLQNCEDEDSDEDDELDSVQHKKQRVKLPSKALVPEMEDEDEEDDSEDAINEFDFLGSGEEGEVSPDPRRCPGEGTHHELESRRVKLQGILADLRDVDGLPPKVTGPPPGTPQPRPHEGSFGFSSDVFIMDTIGGGEVSLGDLADLTVTNDNDLSCDLSDSKDAFKKTWNPKFTLRSHYDGVRSLAFHHSQSALLTASEDGTLKLWNLQKAVTAKKNAALDVEPIHAFRAHRGPVLAVAMGSNSECCYSGGADARIHSWKIPDLNMDPYDGYDPSVLSHVLEGHGDAVWGLAFSPTSQRLASCSADGTIRIWDPSSSPACLCTFLTASDHGIPTSVAFTSTEPAHIVASFRSGDTVLYDLEAGSALLSLESRGSSGPTQINQVVSHPNQPLTITAHDDRGIRFLDSRTGKSVHSMVAHLDAVTCLAVDPNGVFLMSGSHDCSLRLWSLDNKTCVQEITAHRKKHEEAIHAVACHPSKALIASAGADALAKVFV, from the exons ATGCAGCAA GCTCAGGTGGCTTTCctccagggagaaaggaaagggcaaGAGAATCTCAAGACAGACCTGGTGCGACGGATCAAGATGTTGGAATATGCGCTAAAGCAGGAAAG GGCTAAATACCATAAATTGAAGTTTGGGACGGACCTGAACCCAGGGGAGAAGAAATCAGAACCAGCAGAACAAG TCGCCAATGGCCCCCTGGAGTCGGTCACCCTGGAGAACAACCCATTGGTGTGGAAGGAGGGGCGGCAGCTTCTCCGACA GTACCTGGAAGAGGTGGGCTACACGGACACCATCCTGGACATGCGGTCCAAACGCGTGCGCTCCCTCCTGGGCCGCTCTTTGGAGCTCAACGGGGCCGTGGAGCCCAGCGAAGGGGGCCCCAGGGCCACACCAGGCCCCGGGGGGCTCAGCGGCAGTGAGTCGCTGCTGGTGAAACAGATCGAAGAGCAGATCAAGAG GAACGCGGCAGGCAAAGATGGCAaagagcgcctgagtggctcggtgCTGGAGCAGATCCCCTTCCTGCAGAACTGTGAGGACGAGGACAGCGACGAGGACGATGAGCTGGACAGCGTGCAGCACAAGAAGCAGCGTGTGAAG CTGCCCTCCAAGGCCCTGGTGCCCGAGATggaggacgaggacgaggagGATGACTCCGAGGATGCCATCAATGAGTTCGATTTCTTGGGctcaggagaggagggggaagtcTCCCCGGACCCTCGACGGTGCCCCGGAGAGGGGACCCACCATGAGCTGG AAAGCCGGCGGGTCAAACTCCAGGGCATTTTGGCCGACCTCCGGGATGTGGACGGGCTGCCCCCTAAAGTGACTGGTCCCCCTCCTGGCACACCCCAGCCCCGGCCACACGAAG GTTCCTTTGGCTTCTCCTCAGACGTTTTCATCATGGACACTATCGGGGGCGGGGAGGTGAGCCTGGGGGACTTGGCAGATCTCACCGTCACCAACGACAACGACCTCAGCTGTGAT ctctctgaCAGCAAAGATGCCTTTAAGAAGACGTGGAACCCCAAATTCACTCTCCGCTCACACTACGATGGCGTGCGCTCCCTGGCTTTCCACCACAGCCAGTCTGCCTTGCTCACCGCCTCTGAGGACGGCACGCTCAAGCTCTGGAACCTGCAGAAGGCTGTCACAGCCAAGAA gaATGCCGCGCTAGATGTGGAACCTATCCACGCCTTCCGGGCTCACAG GGGCCCTGTGTTGGCAGTAGCCATGGGCAGCAACAGCGAATGCTGTTACAGTGGCGGGGCAGACGCCCGCATCCACAGCTGGAAGATTCCCGACCTCAACATGGACCCCTATGACGGTTATG ACCCAAGCGTGCTGAGCCATGTCCTGGAGGGCCACGGGGACGCTGTGTGGGGCCTAGCCTTCAGTCCCACCTCCCAGCGCCTGGCCTCCTGCTCTGCTGACGGCACCATCCGTATCTGGGACCCCAGCAGCAGCCCAGCCTGCCTCTGTACCTTCCTCACAGCCAGCG atCATGGGATCCCCACCTCAGTGGCCTTCACCAGCACCGAGCCTGCCCACATTGTGGCTTCCTTCCGCTCCGGCGACACCGTCTTGTATGACCTGGAGGCTGGCAGTGCCCTCCTCTCGCTGGAATCCCGGGGGAGCAGCG GCCCAACCCAGATCAACCAGGTGGTGAGTCACCCGAACCAGCCCCTCACCATCACCGCCCACGACGACCGAGGCATCCGCTTCCTGGACAGCCGGACAG GGAAATCTGTGCACTCCATGGTTGCCCACCTGGACGCCGTCACCTGCCTCGCCGTGGACCCTAATGGCGTGTTCCTGATGTCGGGCA GCCACGACTGTTCCCTGCGTCTGTGGAGCCTGGACAACAAGACGTGCGTGCAGGAGATCACAGCCCACCGCAAGAAGCACGAGGAGGCTATCCACGCCGTGGCGTGCCACCCCAGCAAGGCCCTCATCGCCAGCGCCGGCGCCGACGCCCTGGCCAAGGTCTTCGTATGA